Below is a window of Carassius auratus strain Wakin chromosome 50, ASM336829v1, whole genome shotgun sequence DNA.
CATGCTTTCATTTCTGATCGGCTgctgtagatttatttattaacgTCACCTATAATGAGCCTGTTTGTTTATCTGCAGTCTGTGGGTCAACGATTCAGTGCCAGTTAATCAAATATACACACACTGCTGAAATTAAACAAGTAGTTACATGATATTTCCTTGGAATTAAATCCATACTTACTTGGAAATAGAAgaataaacagtaaaatatatagaaaaactgCTGGCAGGAGTCTGACAGTTATTGCCCACagttataataatactaaattgAAAACTGTCTAATATAAACTTAATAGAATTTAAGTTAGATGTACTCAGAATTGCTGAATTTAAGATGAACTTATAATTTACTTGGTATTTAcgaaaaatatgtttgaaaatagAAATCGAGCACTTTTTGCTCGGCTGTATATACTCTGTGCATTTTGGAATAGCTGCTATAATCTATTTATACTTATGAATTATTCTTTATCAGATCAACTACATTTCTGAAGCTTTACCAGGGCATcgttttttgattttattattattttaaataatcaaatttggAAGAAAGATTTGCTTAAATGGTGATGACAttaagtaatgcattattttctttacagaggttaaaaataaacattttacctATTTTATGgagcaaaaaaaactaaagaccTTCAGCACCCATTATATAtcaatgaatttaataaaaaaattgggaTAACACAAAAAGTTGGGTGGATATTACTCCAAATGTTATGAAACTAAATGAACATCCTTTATTTTTCAGGTCAGATGTACTGTTATTAGGATGTTTGTATTCTGTTGGGGTACATAGTCTAAAGGCAATACTTAAATAAGTATTTCATTTATTGCCTCCGGGATGCATGTACCCTAATGGCATATGGGCCTGTTTAATTGTTGTAACTtttaaattgtatgattttattgTCCAAAACTAAATTTGTTTAGTGTCCAAAGAAATGTCTGATAAACAAATATAAAGTATCTTTTTTCCCTCAATCAAACTCACCGTTTTATTCTTAAAATGAATACATGGGCTTTAACATCTTTTTCAACTCCCAAAATTcaagattttcacatttttatgtacatttctAATTCCAGCAGAATTGGTACTGTAGCCTGCTGTGTTTTGACCTCAGGTTGAGTTGATGTAAATCATAGATTAGTCTGTCCGTTCGTGGAGCCGTCAGTAGCTCTGTCATCTGTCATGTTCAGAAAGCGATTGAGCTGGTCACTAAAGCCACAGAGGAGGACAAGGCCAAGAACTATGAGGAGGCGCTGAGGCTCTACCAGCACGCTGTGGAGTACTTCCTGCACGCCATCAAATGTGAGTGAACTACATCTACTCAGTGCTTTCCAAATCAAATCGAAATGAACCCCATTCACTTTCTGAAAATCTCAGTTGGAAGAGTCAATTGGAAATAAAGTCAAtctttgtttttcataaaactgcCTCTGAAACAACTCTCTTGTTTGGCTGATGTCACCAAAGTCTGGCAGGCTATTGGTTAATGTTGAAAAGCTAATAACAAGAGATACAAAAAAGAAGTGATAGCATTGGGAATGGATGCCGGCCTTGTATTGAGAGTCCTGCAAATCCACTGTCCACTGCTAACTCACGTCCAAAAAGGATGAAAAATCATAAACTACTTCCCTTTCAGTCTTTCATGCGGGGGTTACTGAAAGTTGGATCAAGATGTATTTAAAatttacatgtaatgtgtaaatgtaacaattcttatgaaatatttaaagacGCACCATTGATCCTTTGGTTTCTCAGATGAAGCGCACAGTGACAAGGCGAAGGAAAGCATTCGTGGGAAGTGTGTGCAGTATCTGGACAGAGCCGAGAAACTCAAGGACTACTTGAAGAACAAGGACAAACAGGGCAAGAAACCAGTGAAGGAAGCACAGAGCAATGAGAAGTACTCTATCAGCTCGTGTTTGTTCTGCTGTGTGGTGTTGATGAATCAAGagataaactgtgtgtgtgtgtgtgtgtgtgtgtgtgtgcagaagtgacagtgacagtgagggagaaaatcctgaaaaaaagaaactcCAGGATCATCTGATGGGTGAGTCTGTGTCTTAAATGTCTCTGTGTTAATGCAAAGGAAACACGCCTGCAGTCTTGTGTGTTATCATGATGAGGAGATGTTGGTTGATGATTTCAGGGGCGATTGTGATGGAGAAGCCCAATGTGAGGTGGAGTGATGTGGCCGGACTCGAGGGGGCAAAAGAAGCCCTGAAAGAGGCGGTCATTCTGCCCATCAAATTCCCTCACCTGTTCACAGGTCAGTCTGAGGGCCAGTAATTTGAGAGATTAATGGATAATATTGTGTTATCCTCTAGCTCATGTGTTACCCAGCAAACAGAGTCtgacagatatttatttatttagtttttaatgaatccattattataagggttagcacaaatatgtacaccactgttcaaacgtttggggtcaataggtttttttttcttctcttgatAGAAATGaatccaaagtgacagtaaatactttaTTATGgacaaaagataaaataaataactgactaccaaaaaaaaaaatactgttttttttttttttttttaattcatcaacaaatcctgaaaaaatttgATATCagagtttacacaaaaatattctgcaactccactgttttcaacattgaaaatatgtttcttgattataaatcagcatatcagtatgatttctgaagatcatgtgacactggactggaggaatgatgctgaaaatacagcggagcatcataggaagaaataaagaaattgaatattaaattaaaatgacatgaaatatataaatatatatatataattaaattatatgaaattgcattttttttgttaaataaatgtagccttggtgtgcataagaCATTTCTTTCAGTTCAGAGACATGAAACATTTTTACCACCCCCAAACCTTTTTATGGAAGTATGTTTCTTATATCAAACGATGGCAGAAAGGTTTGTAATAATCTATGAGTTATAAtggaatatgtaaaaatattgcCACATTTTTTAAGCTCCTTTATTTAATGAATCAAGATCCTATATGTGATTTCCTGAAGACTAGCGTCTGTGTATGTGCTGTGATGCAGGCAAGCGCACTCCATGGAGGGGCATCCTTCTGTTCGGGCCCCCCGGCACAGGAAAGTCTTATCTGGCCAAAGCTGTGGCCACCGAGGCCAATAACTCCACCTTCTTCTCCGTGTCTTCCTCGGACCTGGTGTCGAAGTGGCTGGGCGAGAGTGAGAAGTGCGTTTCAGTCTTTGCTGACGTCCTGCATGAGGTGCAGGACTCACCGAATTATTTATGCTGATTTATGTCCTCAGACTGGTGAAGAATCTGTTCGATCTGGCTCGCCAGCACAAGCCCTCCATCATCTTCATAGACGAGGTGGACTCTCTCTGTGGATCCAGAAACGAGAACGAGAGCGAAGCCGCTCGCAGGATCAAGACCGAGTTCCTGGTGCAGATGCAGGGTGAGAAAAACTCTCAGTTTGTGAGCTGTGAAAAAACAGACCCTGTAGAGTAAATGATGCTTTACTTAGTTTAGGCGACGTGGTCAGCGTCTCTGTTGATGTTGTGTGGCTTAGCTGTTGTCATTTCATACATGAGCCTAATTTATGTCTGTAATAACAGTTGATTATGCATACTTTTATGCAGCTAACGCTAAACTAAACCCTGTTCCTAACcctaataataaatgcatgttgCTTATTTGTATTACTCCGCACTAAACTGTATGATAACACTGTAACAAGTACACATTCAAATAAAGTGTAAGCAAAAATGAATGGACCCACATACAGAATGATGCAGGATTTCCTCTGAATCTTGGGATTGGTTTAATGGTTTGCGGGCGTCTGTCTTTGCCAGGTGTTGGTAATAACAGTGATGGGATATTAGTTCTGGGTGCTACTAACATTCCCTGGGTCCTTGATGCTGCCATACGCAGGAGGTCAGTGtgaaaaatgctttaaaagaAGAAAAGTGCTAATGTTATTGACTGAAGTCTTTAATCAGTGACTCCCGGTGGTCGGTGCAGGTTTGAGAAGCGCATCTACATCCCGCTCCCAGAGGAGCCGGCGAGAGCGACCATGTTTCGCTTACATCTGGGGAACACACCTCACAATCTGACCGAGGCAGACCTGCGTCAGCTGGCCCGCAAGACAGACGGATACTCCGGAGCCGATATCAGCATCATCGTGCGGGACGCTCTCATGCAGCCGGTCAGGAAAGTGCAGTCCGCCACACACTTCAAAAAGGTAACGTCAAAAAGGTATCTGTGGTTTCAACACATTGTTTTGCAAATTTAGACCGGAGCAGTGAACTGTCCGATTGCATAGACAGAAACAAAGTTGTCGGTTTTCTTAAAATCTTTCTAGTTCTGGACACTGAATGTTTGATTTGTACTCGTCAGGTGCGAGGGCCGTCTCGCAGTAACAGCTCGGTGGTGGTGGATGACCTCCTGATGCCGTGTTCCCCCGGTGACCCTGATGCTATAGAGATGACCTGGATGGATGTCCCTGGTGACAAACTGCTGGAGCCCATCGTGTGCATGGTGAGATCCTGAGATCAGTTACTTCCTTTCACACTCAGCATGTCTCTGATTCATGTATCAGTATCAGTTTGACTATCACACTGAAGTCTGCTCAACTCGATGggctgaatgatttctgaaggatcaggagTAATAATACTGAAGAtctagctttgcatcacaggagagTATATGACATTTATACTTGTGTGTTTGCTAGTCTGACATGCTGCGCTCTCTGGCCACCACACGTCCCACCGTCAACACTGAAGACCTGCTGAAGGTGAGGAAGTTCACAGAGGATTTTGGGCAGGAGGGCTGAGCCACGACACACCGTTCAATCCAAACATCCATTCGTATGTAGCTGTCCCAACTCAACCAGGACGATCGACTCTAAACTAACCCGCAGGAGCATGTGGTCTAATCTAGCATCTCTAATCGCCCAACACTACATCACATCCAGCAGTGTGGAAAAAGAGGAGAGCATGAAGCTTGCTGtaaattgttttatgtttacataatcATATTTGTTGAAGTATTCattttatgaagttttttttttgtctgtgttccCTTAAAGCTCTCAGCAAAgatttatgttaatttatttaatttaatagagttgtttggtttgttttgagCGCAGATCACTTTAAGCTTCAACTTTTGTGTCCAGATTTTCACCCAAGAATTAAACTGgaaaaagaaaatctgttgtaTTTGGAAGGAAATTGAAGCCTGTTTGGACATAATTATTCATACTGATGATTTTTATGGCTACATATAGTATTTGAGATTTGCTTCATGATAcagtgtcacaatgcaaaaaatagGCTTGATGTTCTTTAATCatatttttggttaaaaaaaatcaagtctgTTTAATGACTTTTCAGATTTGTTCGTAGAGGTAGAATGTTTTCTGTGTATTTTCCTTTGCCTGTGGGCTGAAATATGACCTGGTTATGTGTTTGACACGCTCAGCCATCAACATTTCACCCATTTAAAAACTGATCAAGCAGATGTGTTGTAATAATGAAGTGTTACAGACCATTAGCTGTCATTCATTCTGAAGAATAACATGTTGACCGAATctgataaaacaaaataacttttaaaagaaTTTGTGCATTGTTTTTTCAGCCTATCCAGTCTGTTTTAAATGGATAAACCTGCCTTCTGACAATAGTTCGGTAACATTAACAAATCATCATCTCATTTTCTCTGAATATGCGGTGTATTGTTCCAGAAAAAAAGCTCTTTTTATTTGTAAAGAGGAACATGCAGTGTTTTACAATGGAGACTGTTGTGAAGACATTTACACAAGCGTATGTGCCAACCAACTCAACTATCTCTGAAAATCAGCTCAATAACTTgcttatatattttctttgtggagggcttttaaaaaaaatgttttttatataaagcaTTGTTTTGAGATTCAAAAATCAACGAGGGATTTGAAAGCAATCAGTTGTTCCCTTACTTTCTGCTGAGGAAAATGAGGAAAACtcattactaaaaaaataaaaataaaaaaaaggggggaaaaatttTAAAATACCCAATTAATTTGAGAATAAAGCTGTGCAGACAGATACAGTCTTACAAAGGAACAAAACATAATCATCAGATCAAGTCCACAATTGACATGCAGCAAAggtgacatttttaatataaatgaatcaCGTGCTATTGTATTCAGAACAGAAagctttttttatctttataCAAAAACAGCAGAATCATTCAAGTATAACAACATTATTTACAATGTATCTCATCTCTGTAAGTCTGAAGTGTAATGTAATTTGTGCAATATCTTACAGAAAAAGCCCAAAAATATCCATTTGGAAAGTAAAACACATCTGTGATGTCATCGGTGACGAGCGCCACTCATCAGGCAGCAGAGCGTCAGACTTTGCTTCTTTTGGACTGGTTTTCCGTCCCAGAAGCTCCTCGTTTGTTTCTGTGATGAGGAAACGTGGGCATCAGCTCTGGTTCACATGCTGCAGATTAAAACACCAGAAAAAGTCAGCAAATCTGCCTAAAATATTGAGATCTCAATCTGCGAGACTAAGAAACCAAATAAGCCTGTGCTTACGCAAGGGCTTTTCCTTGAAGTAGGAACTTTCTAAGCAATCTTTAGCTGTGGCTCTGTAAGACACAAAGCATGTAATCATTAAATAGATTATTACACTGCACCACTACATGATATATTAAATGCACTGTGTTTTACCGGCGCTGTGGGTTGTACATGAACAGCAGGTTGAGCAGTCTCAAACCAGCTTCTGATAACCAGGTGAACTTGTTCTTTAGGTTGTTGTAGGGCTGCTTCCTCAGACTGTACTGCCCAACCAACGGCAGGCGCAAGAAGCCCTACAATTCACAACAAACCCCTTGAGCATTTAACCTCTAGTATCACCATTCATCCTTACATCTAAACACAGGATACAAGAAAACACATTTCACTTAAGCGTCTCATACTGAAGCGGAGCTCCGTACCGGCCAGATGCTCTCATTCGGCGTTCCCAGCAGCTGCACGATCAAATCCAGCTGCTGGATCTCTGACGCTCCAGGAAGAAGAGGCTTGTGGGCAAGAAGCTCAGCAAAGATACAGCCAACGGCCCTGCAGCGGGAGAACATGACACCTGCTCATGAAGAACAAGCTGCACACCGCTGGGCGAGACTAAAAGAGCTCCAGACACACTGAACTAATGCGTAACAACACACAGAGGTTCTGTCAGTTTACTCTAGCACTGTTCGTCCTGCTCTCACCACATGTCCAGGGCAGTGGTCTGCGTCTTGGTCCCTAGGAGGAGCTCTGGGGCTCGATACCTGtgaagaaaacattgtcagtgatgGAAAGAGGGATTTGAAAGATTAGCAGGGTGACTGAGACTAATCAGCATGAAGTTCATCTGCTTACCACAGTGTGACTACTCGAGGAGTCATGGGCTGTAAGGGGATACCGTAAACACGCGCCAGACCGAAGTCAGCTGTGGAAAAACCACCAGACATCGTTCACTGACAGGACACAGACGTCTACATACAGCAGATCAGTTATATGTGGGTGAACCTCGAAAAACAGTCAGGAACATGTGTTATTTTACCACAAAATCGGAAAGAAACAAGAAACTATACAAATTTACTATGCATAAACAATGCTTTTTTGTGTGTAACAATTTTCTCTCATTTATGATTGCATAATGATCACCtttgttttaatttaagaaatgataattgtttattttttatctctcACCTATCTTTACACAGCCCTTGTCTGTCATCAGTAGATTGGAAACCTTCAGATCCCTTTGATAAAGATCGCCAGTATCAATATGAGAATTAAGAAGACTCATTATTAGACGTTCAACATtagttgcattattattattgcaacttTACTGGGCAGCTGTAAACATGGAAACGTTTAGCGAACAGAACAAGCATGAATGAACACACTCTGACCTGTGAAGAATGAAGTTGTGATGTAAATATGCCAGTCCTTTAAGCAGCTGAAGAACTATACACTTCACCTGTGCAGAACAAAGgaaaaaaatgattaatattcatattttacaagCATGGTCCGAAAATGCTGTAGGGGGAGTTCAAGTAGGTTTTTAATGAACAGGACAAGAAATGAGGCTACTGCTCACACTTTAAATACACTACACAAGGAATCTAAAGAGAGAGGCTCAAGACAAAAGGCCTTATTAATCAATGAGAGTGGAAGTGGTGATGTCACTGGAATGAGTTCTGGATGCATATAACAATTAAGGATCATAATGAATAGacatgattttgttttattaagtaCCTCTTTTGCATTATCTTTTTAAGGTCAAATTTTTAAAATTCCTATAGATCTCATAACCATATACTTACTATCaacctttctaaaaaaaaaaaaaaaaaaaaaaaaaaaagttacacttcCTCCAAAGTGGCAACTTTTTATGGTGCTCACGGCACATACCAAGGTTTTGGAAaaatacagattttactacaAAACTAAAACAGGCCAAAGGTAATATAGAGATCAGTATAGAATCAGGTATATAGAGTATTCACAATATGGCCCAATTAAATTTTCGGATTTAATGACCTGAACTGCTGTAGCTGTTCAGGACACGGTGATGATGTCATATAACCCACCTGAGCTTCAGAGAACGGGGACTGCATGTTCTCCAGCAGACTGGCCAGATCCTGCTCACAGTAACTCATCACCAAAAAAAGGCTGCCGTGAAAAATAATAGCTCATTATGAAATAAGACATGGTACACCAGGCTTATTCACAAATGCAGTAAACAAGCCTGTCATTATATCTGTAAGTGTCTAGCATACAGCATATTTTCTTCAGTCACCTCTCCAAATGGCTTCCCACCACCACTTCTTTCAGCTCCACAATGTTTGGGTGTCTCAATCTGAGCAGCAAGTTAATTTCCCTCAAACTGCTGATGGGAATCCCTGAACACATATAGACAAAATAAACAGAATTCAATGTTAACTTTTGCAGAGAAACTCATTTGTTTCATTGAAGCATTTAAGTCAGGATTCAGTCCTTATCATAGTACAGTGACTGTGCAAATGACCTGCACTTATCATCTGACCAAAGCTGCATCTCCCTTCTAGTACTGTTAGATTTTACCACTGCTTTTAACACAATAAACCACAACATTTTGTCTTGAGGATTATGTTGGCACAGATCCAACCTATCTGACCAATACCAGTTTGTTTGTGCAAACAAAGAAATGTCAGACCAAGCATAGGTAAAGTATAGAGTACCACAAGGATTGGTATTAGGTCctctgctttttttaatgtatgcgcTTCTCCCGAGGGAGATTATCAGGAAATGTTGAATCACCAGTAAACATGAGATGCTAgaatataatttgtcattttattttctctACACTGGATCTCCCTCTCAGATTGAGCATCAACTTTAAGAAAATCACTTACAAAGCCTTCAATGGCCTAGTTTCGCAGTACTTCACACAATCTTCTATCATGATATAATCCTTTGCATGATATAATCCATCATAATCACTACAGGCGCAAAAGATAGTGGCTCGTTGATAGTACGCTAGGTTCTGCCTTGGTCAGTTTCACTTTCTACACTAAATGTCTATGTCTACAATCACAACCTGAGCCACATGACTGCTGGACTCAATGATGAATTTTCCGTACCCCTCTTAACCTCACGACCCAAAATGTCCCTACATCTGCCTAATCTGTAAATCTCAAAACTCAAAGAAGTTTAATTTTCATAGTCTGAGCAATAGAGTCCAACCAGAGTTATTAAGTCACCTGTGGTTTGCTCAATGAGGGATTAAAAGCCTGAAATACTATCGCAGCTCCCTGATAAAAATACTTCAACCTCTAATCTTATACCAAGAAATTGGTTATTTTCTATTacagtaataatataaaaagtagtAATCCACGCTGTAAAGTTGCTATGAAGCTGTGAATTGTCAAaaggtgctata
It encodes the following:
- the vps4a gene encoding vacuolar protein sorting-associated protein 4A, whose translation is MTTSTLQKAIELVTKATEEDKAKNYEEALRLYQHAVEYFLHAIKYEAHSDKAKESIRGKCVQYLDRAEKLKDYLKNKDKQGKKPVKEAQSNEKSDSDSEGENPEKKKLQDHLMGAIVMEKPNVRWSDVAGLEGAKEALKEAVILPIKFPHLFTGKRTPWRGILLFGPPGTGKSYLAKAVATEANNSTFFSVSSSDLVSKWLGESEKLVKNLFDLARQHKPSIIFIDEVDSLCGSRNENESEAARRIKTEFLVQMQGVGNNSDGILVLGATNIPWVLDAAIRRRFEKRIYIPLPEEPARATMFRLHLGNTPHNLTEADLRQLARKTDGYSGADISIIVRDALMQPVRKVQSATHFKKVRGPSRSNSSVVVDDLLMPCSPGDPDAIEMTWMDVPGDKLLEPIVCMSDMLRSLATTRPTVNTEDLLKVRKFTEDFGQEG
- the cdk10 gene encoding cyclin-dependent kinase 10, coding for MESTSETDLEPLKLKSLKTDRTFVIPHTERLGKCRNVKEFEKMNRIGEGTYGIVYRARDTRTNEIVALKKVRMDKEKDGIPISSLREINLLLRLRHPNIVELKEVVVGSHLESLFLVMSYCEQDLASLLENMQSPFSEAQVKCIVLQLLKGLAYLHHNFILHRDLKVSNLLMTDKGCVKIADFGLARVYGIPLQPMTPRVVTLWYRAPELLLGTKTQTTALDMWAVGCIFAELLAHKPLLPGASEIQQLDLIVQLLGTPNESIWPGFLRLPLVGQYSLRKQPYNNLKNKFTWLSEAGLRLLNLLFMYNPQRRATAKDCLESSYFKEKPLPCEPELMPTFPHHRNKRGASGTENQSKRSKV